In Campylobacter concisus ATCC 51562, one DNA window encodes the following:
- the moaC gene encoding cyclic pyranopterin monophosphate synthase MoaC, translating into MMLTHLDEKDRPKMVDVSPKDPTKRVATASGIIKMSKEAFRAIKENTGKKGPVIQTAVVAAIMGAKKTSELIPMCHPLAILGVDCDIEELSEICAFKLYVSVKIEGKTGVEMEALTGVSVGLLTIYDMVKAIDKSMEISNIVLVSKTGGKSGEYMRSK; encoded by the coding sequence ATAATGCTAACGCATTTAGATGAGAAAGATCGTCCAAAAATGGTCGATGTGAGCCCAAAAGATCCTACAAAAAGAGTAGCAACTGCTAGCGGGATCATCAAAATGAGCAAAGAGGCCTTTAGGGCGATAAAAGAAAATACCGGCAAAAAAGGTCCAGTCATTCAAACAGCTGTCGTTGCTGCGATAATGGGTGCAAAAAAGACAAGTGAACTAATCCCGATGTGCCATCCACTAGCTATTCTAGGTGTGGATTGTGATATCGAGGAGCTATCTGAAATTTGTGCTTTTAAGCTTTATGTGAGTGTAAAAATAGAGGGTAAAACAGGCGTTGAGATGGAGGCATTAACTGGCGTTAGCGTGGGACTTTTAACCATTTATGATATGGTAAAAGCTATAGATAAAAGCATGGAAATAAGTAATATCGTATTAGTGAGTAAAACAGGAGGAAAAAGTGGCGAGTATATGCGATCTAAATAA
- a CDS encoding NifU family protein produces MIPFSDEELLKPVSASLQKVLPMLENDGGGMELLGIKNGKIYVRLTGHCHGCAASTTTLKYGLERQLRMDIHPELEVVNIPIGEEFDIDRL; encoded by the coding sequence ATGATCCCATTTAGCGATGAAGAACTTTTAAAACCAGTCAGTGCGAGTTTGCAAAAGGTATTACCGATGCTTGAAAATGATGGCGGTGGCATGGAGCTACTTGGCATAAAAAACGGCAAAATTTATGTAAGACTTACAGGGCATTGCCATGGATGTGCAGCTAGTACAACTACACTAAAGTATGGACTCGAAAGACAACTTCGTATGGATATTCACCCAGAGCTTGAGGTCGTAAATATCCCGATCGGCGAGGAATTTGACATTGATAGATTATAA
- a CDS encoding undecaprenyl-diphosphate phosphatase, protein MEISHVIVLALVQGISEFLPISSSAHLILVPKLLGWPDQGLAFDVAVHVGTLSAILFYFKDTIFKLLRDFFASIAQRKMVGDSLLVWCVGFATIPVGIFGLLFNNIIEEYARSGVVIAITTIVFGIALYFADLRSSNKSEYEMTIKFALIIGLAQAVALIPGVSRSGITMTAALFLGFSHKGSANFSFLMSIPVIILAGGLESIKLIKDPNALPWSDIALGVIISAVSAYVCVKLFMGIISRIRMLPFVIYRLILGTFLLYLFL, encoded by the coding sequence ATGGAAATTTCTCACGTTATCGTTTTGGCCTTGGTGCAAGGTATAAGCGAATTTTTGCCGATATCTAGCTCGGCCCATCTTATCTTGGTGCCAAAGCTACTTGGCTGGCCAGATCAAGGGCTTGCTTTTGACGTGGCAGTACATGTTGGTACGTTAAGTGCGATACTTTTTTATTTTAAAGATACGATTTTTAAGCTACTCCGCGACTTTTTTGCCTCGATCGCACAACGAAAGATGGTAGGCGATAGCTTGCTTGTCTGGTGCGTGGGATTTGCTACCATTCCAGTTGGGATCTTTGGACTTTTATTTAACAACATTATCGAAGAATACGCAAGAAGTGGCGTTGTGATCGCTATTACTACGATCGTCTTTGGCATAGCACTTTACTTTGCTGATCTTCGCTCATCAAACAAAAGCGAATATGAAATGACCATAAAATTTGCGCTTATTATCGGCCTTGCTCAAGCTGTCGCACTTATCCCTGGCGTCTCAAGATCAGGTATAACGATGACGGCAGCCTTATTTTTAGGTTTTAGCCACAAGGGAAGTGCGAATTTCTCATTTTTGATGTCGATCCCAGTCATCATCCTAGCCGGCGGACTTGAGAGCATCAAGCTCATAAAAGACCCAAATGCTCTGCCATGGAGCGACATCGCCCTTGGTGTCATCATAAGTGCTGTTAGTGCCTATGTTTGCGTTAAGCTATTTATGGGGATCATCTCAAGAATCAGGATGCTTCCTTTTGTCATCTACCGCTTGATTTTAGGAACATTTTTACTTTATCTATTTTTGTGA
- a CDS encoding UDP-N-acetylmuramoyl-L-alanyl-D-glutamate--2,6-diaminopimelate ligase produces the protein MKISVENSFITDDSNECEEGSFFVQTAANAKFAEAAVKNGAKIISLEECKKLLKIDENLKIVGITGTNGKTTTAATIYETLRNLGKKCGLSGTRGAFIEGKQIDDKALTTSAILKTLSYLKAASEHGCEYFVMEVSSHAIAQKRIESLKFALKIFTNLTQDHLDYHKSMEEYARVKSSFFDDDCMKLINADDNGIKFNPKNAYTYSLKKPASFAPVVYGLKGGIDAVIKTPNGDVEIDSSLQGEFNLYNLIAALGAVCLLERPDAAALSKAISKFKGVSGRMEVVSTDPLVIVDFAHTPDGIEKVLNSLRHLNLIAVFGAGGDRDRTKRPKMGAIAQKYARICIVTSDNPRSEEPESIIDEICAGMSQNENLIRNANRKEAIALAISKLEPGWALVILGKGDEPYQEINGVKHPFSDKEVVKELLKR, from the coding sequence ATGAAAATATCAGTAGAAAATAGCTTCATAACGGATGACTCAAACGAGTGCGAAGAGGGCTCATTTTTCGTGCAAACTGCTGCAAACGCAAAATTTGCAGAGGCAGCGGTAAAAAATGGCGCTAAGATAATCAGCCTTGAAGAGTGCAAGAAGCTTTTAAAAATAGACGAAAACTTAAAGATAGTTGGCATCACGGGCACAAATGGCAAGACCACAACGGCTGCTACTATCTATGAGACTTTGCGAAATTTAGGCAAAAAATGCGGCCTAAGTGGCACCAGAGGGGCATTTATAGAGGGCAAGCAGATAGATGACAAGGCGCTTACGACAAGTGCTATTTTAAAGACGCTTTCTTACCTCAAAGCAGCTAGCGAGCATGGCTGCGAGTACTTCGTGATGGAGGTTAGCTCACACGCGATCGCTCAAAAGCGTATAGAGAGCTTGAAATTTGCTCTAAAAATTTTTACAAATTTGACTCAAGACCACCTCGACTACCACAAGAGCATGGAGGAGTACGCTAGGGTAAAGTCGAGTTTTTTTGATGATGATTGCATGAAGCTTATAAATGCTGATGATAATGGCATTAAATTCAATCCAAAAAACGCTTATACGTATTCGCTTAAAAAGCCAGCCAGCTTTGCGCCGGTAGTTTATGGGCTAAAGGGTGGCATAGACGCGGTTATCAAGACGCCAAATGGCGATGTGGAGATAGACTCAAGCTTGCAAGGCGAGTTTAATCTTTATAATCTAATTGCAGCACTCGGCGCTGTTTGCCTGCTAGAGCGTCCAGATGCAGCTGCACTTTCAAAGGCGATAAGTAAATTTAAAGGTGTGAGCGGCAGGATGGAGGTAGTTAGCACCGATCCGCTAGTCATCGTTGACTTTGCTCATACGCCAGATGGCATCGAAAAGGTGCTAAACTCGCTTAGACATCTAAATTTGATCGCGGTCTTTGGTGCAGGCGGCGATAGAGATAGGACAAAGCGCCCTAAAATGGGAGCGATAGCCCAAAAATACGCAAGAATTTGCATCGTCACAAGTGACAATCCAAGAAGCGAAGAGCCGGAGAGCATAATAGATGAAATTTGTGCTGGCATGAGCCAAAATGAAAATTTGATACGAAACGCCAACCGCAAAGAGGCGATCGCACTAGCCATTAGCAAGCTAGAACCCGGCTGGGCGCTTGTCATACTTGGCAAAGGCGACGAGCCATATCAAGAGATAAATGGCGTCAAGCACCCATTTAGCGACAAAGAAGTAGTAAAAGAGCTTTTAAAGAGGTAA
- a CDS encoding NrtA/SsuA/CpmA family ABC transporter substrate-binding protein, with protein MRKFFKILCAASLFCLVTNASELDKIGMTYVKSPLNVPSIVDKFKGFYAKSFGVPVEYSEITSGAKQTQALASNSLQFLNCVGGTSVILAASNKADIKIISAYSRAPEAFAIFAKDKGIKTAKDLKGKKIAGPKGTILNELLVRYLALGGLGINDVEFVSMGIPAAQAALENGSVDAALLAGPAAYNAKKSGLSVVTTSKGVITPVIVTATSGEFYKKHKDLVEKFKKAQDEILAFMKANEEEALKFTAEETGLSIEAVKSMYPQYDFSPKITAEDIKALEATQEFMLESKMIEQKVDIKSLLID; from the coding sequence ATGAGAAAGTTTTTTAAGATTTTGTGTGCAGCCTCTTTATTTTGTCTAGTCACAAACGCAAGCGAGCTAGATAAGATCGGCATGACCTACGTCAAATCGCCGCTAAATGTCCCCTCAATCGTCGATAAATTTAAAGGCTTTTATGCTAAATCTTTTGGCGTACCGGTCGAGTACTCCGAGATCACCTCAGGTGCAAAGCAGACTCAAGCTCTAGCTTCAAACTCACTTCAGTTTTTAAACTGTGTTGGCGGAACTTCAGTCATACTTGCTGCATCGAACAAAGCTGACATAAAGATCATAAGTGCCTATTCAAGAGCACCTGAAGCTTTTGCGATATTTGCTAAAGATAAAGGCATAAAAACCGCTAAAGACCTAAAAGGTAAAAAAATAGCAGGCCCAAAAGGCACGATATTAAATGAGCTTTTGGTTAGATATCTTGCTCTTGGCGGACTTGGTATAAATGATGTAGAGTTCGTTTCTATGGGTATCCCAGCTGCACAAGCTGCACTTGAAAATGGTAGCGTTGATGCAGCACTTCTTGCAGGCCCAGCTGCTTATAATGCTAAAAAATCAGGACTTAGTGTCGTAACAACAAGCAAGGGCGTCATCACTCCAGTCATCGTCACTGCCACAAGCGGAGAATTTTACAAAAAGCATAAAGATCTAGTTGAAAAATTTAAAAAGGCCCAAGATGAAATTTTGGCTTTTATGAAAGCAAATGAGGAAGAGGCATTAAAATTTACAGCTGAAGAGACCGGGCTTAGCATAGAGGCGGTAAAGAGTATGTATCCGCAGTATGACTTTAGTCCAAAGATTACGGCTGAAGATATAAAAGCACTTGAGGCTACGCAAGAATTTATGCTTGAGAGTAAGATGATTGAACAAAAAGTAGATATAAAATCGCTTCTAATAGATTAA
- a CDS encoding PDZ domain-containing protein produces MRLKYKFALAFLLSALCLNADPRPTQEDFNACFEKNKNSIVSVNKHFGVAITKNLIAVPKSDGAPLGEYVKFDPYLQLFLVRSSKELSPVVMADETNEERIKKSTWVGILNDSNNTVMGHIKSLGQNLGDFDTLSFEYNATGEINTPCCKMIGIAVGADKFIPNRYLKHFVSYDDVYYGDIGVKFLQKEDKFFVGLVDPLGRGKMMMVDDELVTINGIKPKSLRELNEMVLFAPKGAKLDIIVKRDRQELLFQVPVSGDVKFNQSLDIDAPSSLDLPNLNIMPKSPESLLDDKVLVDYGITVDKNLVVTKVEPKSNADIFGIKIGDKILGYNKESVNSREELLEKISDLQNFVLLFTRNDFQFFARVPK; encoded by the coding sequence ATGAGACTAAAATATAAATTTGCCCTTGCATTTTTGCTATCAGCGCTTTGCCTAAACGCCGATCCTAGGCCTACGCAAGAGGACTTTAACGCCTGCTTTGAAAAGAACAAAAACTCAATCGTCTCAGTAAATAAACACTTTGGCGTGGCTATCACTAAAAATTTGATCGCAGTGCCAAAAAGTGACGGAGCTCCGCTTGGCGAATATGTCAAATTTGACCCATATTTGCAGCTTTTCTTAGTGCGCTCTAGCAAGGAGCTAAGCCCTGTTGTGATGGCTGATGAGACCAACGAGGAGCGCATCAAAAAGAGCACTTGGGTTGGCATCTTAAACGACTCTAATAACACAGTAATGGGACACATCAAGTCTTTGGGGCAAAATTTAGGCGACTTTGACACGCTAAGCTTCGAGTATAACGCAACTGGCGAGATAAACACGCCTTGTTGTAAGATGATAGGCATAGCTGTTGGAGCTGATAAATTTATACCAAATCGCTATCTAAAGCACTTTGTATCTTACGATGACGTATATTACGGTGATATCGGCGTGAAATTTTTGCAAAAAGAGGATAAATTTTTTGTGGGTCTTGTTGATCCACTAGGCCGCGGCAAGATGATGATGGTTGATGATGAGCTTGTTACGATAAATGGCATCAAGCCAAAGAGCCTAAGAGAGCTAAACGAGATGGTGCTTTTTGCTCCAAAGGGCGCAAAACTGGACATCATCGTGAAGCGTGATAGGCAGGAGCTACTCTTTCAAGTACCAGTAAGCGGGGATGTGAAATTTAACCAAAGCCTAGACATCGACGCCCCTTCAAGCCTTGATCTGCCAAATTTAAACATCATGCCAAAATCGCCTGAGAGCTTGCTAGATGATAAAGTTTTGGTGGATTATGGTATCACGGTTGATAAAAATTTAGTAGTTACCAAGGTCGAGCCAAAGTCAAATGCCGACATCTTTGGCATCAAGATCGGCGATAAAATTTTAGGCTACAACAAAGAGAGTGTGAATAGCCGCGAGGAGCTTTTAGAAAAGATAAGCGATCTGCAAAATTTCGTGCTTTTATTTACTAGAAATGACTTTCAGTTTTTTGCAAGAGTGCCAAAATGA
- the tkt gene encoding transketolase, translating into MLKKQADTIRFLCADMVQNANSGHPGAPMGLADIMVVLSNFLKHNPKNPKWLNRDRLVFSGGHASSLVYSFLHLSGYDLSLDDLKNFRQLGSNTPGHPEIHTPGVEVATGPLGQGVANAVGLAMAEKYAANVLNEPDNKIIDHKIYCLCGDGDLEEGISYEACSVAGNLRLDNLVLIYDSNNITIEGDTAIAFSEDVKARFEAQGWEVARIDGHDYDQIEFALEQANEKESPYLIIANTRIARGAMELEGSHHSHGAPLGEEIIKKAKAAAGFDPEKKFAIDEDVLLRFRGAVEKGDLEEAMWNKKVEALSIEGKNLLNSLLNPDFSKIEFPDFSDKKLATRDTNHVILNEIAKKLPGFIGGSADLAPSNKTELKGMGDFPNGKNIHYGIREHAMAAINNGIARYGLFLPFSATFFIFSDYLKPSARIAALMGIKHFFVFTHDSIGVGEDGPTHQPIEQLSTFRAMPNFYTFRPADGNENAASWQVALNLNAPSAFVLSRQGLDPLAKGEFGEVSNGAYLLNSAKDAKITFIASGSEVSLCVKAAEILSQQGIGANIVSAPCFDLLCEQPGEYVARILDKNTTIIAVEAATGYEWYKFADAVYGMNSFGASGKANELFDHFGFTPQKLANFASELI; encoded by the coding sequence ATGCTAAAAAAACAAGCCGATACTATAAGATTTTTGTGCGCTGACATGGTGCAAAACGCTAACAGCGGACACCCAGGTGCACCTATGGGTTTAGCTGATATTATGGTGGTTTTAAGCAACTTTTTAAAACACAATCCAAAAAATCCAAAATGGCTAAACAGAGATAGGCTAGTTTTTAGCGGTGGTCACGCATCAAGTCTGGTTTATAGCTTTTTGCACCTAAGTGGCTACGATCTAAGCCTAGATGATCTTAAAAATTTTCGCCAACTTGGCTCAAATACCCCAGGACACCCAGAAATTCACACTCCAGGCGTTGAGGTTGCTACTGGCCCGCTTGGTCAAGGCGTAGCAAACGCAGTTGGCCTAGCCATGGCAGAAAAATACGCTGCAAACGTGCTAAATGAGCCGGACAATAAAATAATCGATCATAAAATTTACTGCCTTTGCGGCGACGGCGATCTTGAAGAGGGTATAAGCTACGAGGCATGTTCTGTAGCTGGAAATTTAAGACTAGACAACCTTGTGCTCATTTACGACTCAAACAACATCACGATCGAGGGCGACACAGCAATAGCATTTAGCGAGGATGTCAAAGCCAGGTTTGAGGCGCAGGGCTGGGAGGTCGCGCGCATCGATGGACACGACTACGATCAGATCGAATTTGCACTAGAGCAGGCAAACGAGAAAGAGTCGCCATATCTCATCATCGCAAACACACGTATAGCACGCGGTGCAATGGAGCTTGAAGGCTCACACCACAGCCACGGCGCGCCACTTGGCGAAGAGATCATCAAAAAGGCAAAGGCTGCAGCTGGCTTTGATCCTGAGAAGAAATTTGCCATTGATGAGGACGTGCTTTTAAGATTTAGAGGTGCAGTTGAAAAGGGCGATCTAGAAGAGGCGATGTGGAACAAAAAGGTTGAGGCGCTAAGCATTGAAGGCAAAAATTTACTAAACTCACTTCTTAATCCAGACTTTAGCAAGATCGAATTTCCAGACTTTAGCGACAAAAAGCTAGCCACAAGAGATACAAACCATGTCATTTTAAATGAGATAGCTAAAAAACTCCCTGGCTTTATAGGTGGTAGTGCTGACCTTGCTCCGTCAAATAAGACCGAGCTAAAGGGTATGGGCGACTTCCCAAATGGCAAAAATATCCACTACGGTATCAGAGAACACGCCATGGCAGCTATCAACAACGGCATCGCCAGATACGGCCTTTTCTTGCCATTTTCAGCGACATTTTTCATCTTTAGCGACTATCTAAAGCCAAGTGCAAGGATAGCAGCACTCATGGGTATCAAGCACTTTTTTGTCTTCACACACGATAGCATCGGCGTTGGCGAAGATGGTCCGACGCATCAGCCTATCGAGCAGCTTAGCACATTTAGGGCGATGCCAAATTTCTACACTTTCCGCCCAGCTGATGGCAACGAAAATGCAGCTAGCTGGCAAGTGGCTCTAAATTTAAACGCTCCAAGCGCCTTTGTGCTTAGCCGTCAAGGACTTGACCCACTTGCAAAAGGCGAATTTGGCGAGGTTAGTAACGGCGCATATCTTTTAAACTCGGCAAAAGATGCAAAGATAACATTTATAGCAAGCGGTAGCGAGGTCTCACTCTGCGTAAAAGCAGCTGAAATTCTTAGCCAACAAGGCATTGGCGCAAATATCGTGTCAGCTCCTTGTTTTGACCTACTTTGCGAGCAACCAGGTGAGTACGTGGCTAGAATTTTAGACAAAAACACGACTATCATCGCAGTTGAAGCTGCAACTGGCTATGAGTGGTATAAATTTGCCGACGCAGTTTATGGCATGAATAGCTTTGGCGCTAGTGGCAAGGCGAACGAGCTATTTGATCACTTTGGATTTACTCCGCAAAAACTTGCAAATTTTGCTAGCGAACTTATATAA
- the panD gene encoding aspartate 1-decarboxylase → MNIEILASKIHRAVVTDANLNYVGSISIGEELIKAANLIENQKVEILDVNNGERFATYVIKGKKGEICLNGAAARKVCVGDVVIIVAYASMKFKKAKKFKPTIVHVNNKNEIIKE, encoded by the coding sequence ATGAATATAGAAATTTTAGCTAGTAAGATCCACAGGGCCGTCGTAACAGACGCAAATTTAAACTATGTTGGCTCAATCAGCATCGGCGAGGAGCTTATAAAGGCTGCAAATTTGATAGAAAATCAAAAGGTTGAAATTTTAGACGTAAATAACGGCGAGAGATTTGCCACATACGTGATCAAGGGCAAAAAAGGCGAAATTTGCCTAAACGGCGCAGCTGCTAGAAAGGTCTGTGTTGGCGACGTGGTCATCATCGTAGCTTATGCTAGTATGAAATTTAAAAAGGCTAAGAAATTTAAGCCAACCATCGTGCACGTAAATAACAAAAACGAGATCATAAAGGAGTAG
- a CDS encoding DUF493 domain-containing protein: MASICDLNNKKAKIDYPTHWEYKIIFDADVNVEEKVKEIVKDREFKLVFSKFSKDKKYASYDLAVLVLSEEERLEIFSALKHEAKYVL, encoded by the coding sequence GTGGCGAGTATATGCGATCTAAATAACAAAAAAGCAAAAATTGATTACCCAACACATTGGGAATATAAAATAATATTTGATGCAGATGTCAATGTAGAAGAAAAGGTAAAAGAGATAGTAAAAGATAGAGAATTTAAGCTAGTCTTTTCAAAATTTAGCAAAGATAAAAAGTACGCAAGCTATGACTTAGCCGTGCTAGTTTTGAGCGAAGAAGAGAGGCTAGAGATATTTTCTGCACTAAAACACGAAGCAAAATACGTTTTATAA
- a CDS encoding YbaB/EbfC family nucleoid-associated protein, translated as MFEGFDFSKMGQMLEDVQRQAKQMEEESKNKEFGAKSGGGLVSVRANGSGEILDISIDDSLLEDKESMQILLISAVNDVLKSVEADKKNTASRMLGGLASMGIK; from the coding sequence ATGTTTGAGGGATTTGACTTTTCAAAGATGGGGCAGATGCTTGAGGATGTGCAAAGACAAGCCAAGCAGATGGAAGAAGAGAGCAAAAATAAAGAATTTGGCGCAAAAAGCGGCGGCGGACTAGTGAGCGTGAGAGCAAACGGCAGCGGCGAGATACTTGATATTAGCATAGACGATAGCTTGCTTGAAGATAAAGAGAGCATGCAAATTTTGCTAATAAGCGCCGTAAATGACGTGCTAAAATCAGTTGAGGCCGATAAGAAAAACACCGCTTCAAGGATGCTTGGCGGCCTTGCTTCGATGGGGATAAAATGA
- a CDS encoding polyprenyl synthetase family protein, producing the protein MSLLEDFVKFLNANLPKAPSFHPYYEEALGVMLKAGGKHFRALLLLGVVANVDKSLTQKAMRVALGLEMMHTYSLIHDDLPSMDNASLRRGTPTLHVTYDETTAILAGDALNTHAFYEISRADLPAETRIKCVEILSENAGVSGMVLGQALDCFFENTNKEDIKRAKAKFGLSGKMLSLNELVFLHIHKTAKLIAASLKMGAVIVNLSERECEKIYDIGLKLGLAFQIQDDIIDLTSDEVAAGKPVHNDLAKNSFTNLLGLEGAKKKKDELICEIEEALKQIDTGIAKMILELTDKHLR; encoded by the coding sequence ATGAGCCTACTTGAGGACTTTGTAAAATTTCTAAATGCAAATTTACCAAAGGCGCCTAGCTTTCATCCTTACTACGAGGAGGCGCTTGGCGTTATGCTAAAGGCTGGAGGCAAGCACTTTAGGGCGCTTTTGCTTCTTGGTGTGGTCGCAAATGTGGATAAAAGCCTCACGCAAAAGGCGATGAGAGTGGCTTTGGGGCTTGAGATGATGCATACATACTCGCTTATCCATGATGACTTGCCTTCGATGGACAATGCAAGCCTAAGACGCGGCACCCCAACGCTTCATGTCACATATGATGAGACTACTGCCATACTTGCAGGAGATGCGCTAAATACACATGCTTTTTATGAAATTTCACGTGCCGATTTACCAGCTGAAACGCGTATAAAATGCGTAGAAATTTTAAGCGAAAATGCTGGCGTTAGCGGCATGGTGCTAGGTCAGGCACTGGATTGTTTTTTTGAAAATACGAACAAAGAGGATATCAAAAGAGCAAAGGCTAAATTTGGTCTCTCTGGCAAGATGCTAAGCCTTAATGAGCTAGTCTTTTTACATATCCACAAAACTGCAAAGCTAATCGCTGCAAGCCTAAAAATGGGCGCTGTGATAGTAAATTTAAGCGAAAGAGAGTGCGAGAAAATTTATGATATCGGCCTAAAGCTTGGCCTTGCTTTTCAGATACAAGACGACATCATCGATCTTACAAGCGACGAGGTTGCCGCTGGAAAGCCTGTGCATAACGACTTAGCTAAAAACTCATTTACAAATTTACTTGGCCTTGAGGGCGCTAAAAAGAAAAAAGATGAGCTTATTTGCGAGATAGAAGAGGCACTAAAACAGATAGATACTGGCATTGCTAAGATGATCTTAGAGCTTACAGATAAACACCTTAGATAA